In Phacochoerus africanus isolate WHEZ1 chromosome 2, ROS_Pafr_v1, whole genome shotgun sequence, one DNA window encodes the following:
- the LOC125119963 gene encoding interferon omega-2-like: protein MAQIYLLVAGVMLCSTPACSLGQNLSGTPSQENREISTYLWWMKRIPSQLCLKERTDFKFPWKRDNNTPIQMTQGTCYHHLILQQISNLFNTEESRAAWNNTLLDQLLSRLDHSLEQLWKQMDKDNLACPYWETAVRKYFQGIHRYLKGKEYSLCAWEVVRVKIGECFSLM from the coding sequence ATGGCCCAGATCTACTTGCTAGTGGCAGGAGTGATGCTCTGCTCCACTCCTGCTTGCTCTCTTGGCCAGAACTTGTCTGGGACCCCTAGCCAAGAAAATAGGgaaatctccacatatttgtggtGGATGAAAAGGATCCCCTCTCAGTTGTGTCTAAAGGAAAGAACTGATTTCAAATTTCCCTGGAAACGAGACAATAACACCCCAATCCAGATGACTCAAGGCACCTGTTACCACCATCTGATACTCCAGCAGATCAGCAACCTCTTCAACACAGAGGAGAGCCGAGCTGCGTGGAACAACACCCTCCTTGATCAACTGCTCTCTAGGCTTGATCACAGCCTGGAACAACTGTGGAAGCAAATGGACAAAGACAATCTGGCTTGTCCCTACTGGGAAACTGCTGTCCGGAAATATTTCCAAGGCATCCATCGCTATCTGAAAGGAAAGGAATATAGCCTCTGTGCCTGGGAGGTTGTCAGGGTCAAAATTGGAGAGTGTTTCTCCCTCATGTAA